One Microbacterium trichothecenolyticum DNA window includes the following coding sequences:
- a CDS encoding carbohydrate ABC transporter permease has product MSSATETTPRQEMAPAASTSETSRRHDGRVRPRARGKVVGWVRGGGLSTLVFFLPMLVCFGFFSWWPILRSLPLSIQKTNFLTSEWVGLANFGRVLADPLLGTAAWNTTWFTILALVIGFPVPILLAVFIAELRKTRGLASGLVYLPVIFPPVVAVLLWKAFFQPGPDGLFNTLLGWVGLGPLAWLNDGNLAMPSIVLQATWASFGTATIIYLATLMSIQTDLYEAAETDGAGVFRRFWHITLPQMRGVILVLLLLQVIGTFQVFTEPYIMTGGGPENRTVTILLLIYRYAFISGDYGRATALSLMLAAVLCVLSALYLWLTRKWSTS; this is encoded by the coding sequence ATGAGCAGCGCGACCGAGACGACGCCCCGGCAGGAGATGGCGCCGGCGGCGTCGACGAGCGAGACCTCGCGACGACACGACGGCCGGGTCCGCCCCCGCGCCCGGGGGAAAGTCGTCGGGTGGGTACGCGGCGGCGGTCTGTCGACGCTCGTGTTCTTCCTGCCCATGCTGGTCTGCTTCGGGTTCTTCTCGTGGTGGCCGATTCTCCGCTCGCTGCCGCTGAGCATCCAGAAGACCAACTTCCTCACCAGCGAATGGGTGGGACTGGCCAACTTCGGCCGGGTGCTCGCCGACCCCCTCCTGGGTACGGCCGCGTGGAACACCACCTGGTTCACGATCCTGGCCCTGGTGATCGGCTTCCCCGTGCCGATCCTCCTCGCCGTGTTCATCGCCGAACTGCGCAAGACCCGGGGGCTGGCATCCGGACTCGTCTACCTGCCGGTGATCTTCCCGCCCGTCGTTGCGGTGCTGCTGTGGAAGGCGTTCTTCCAGCCCGGCCCCGACGGGCTGTTCAACACCCTCCTCGGATGGGTCGGCCTGGGACCCCTGGCCTGGCTCAACGACGGCAACCTCGCGATGCCCTCGATCGTGCTGCAGGCGACCTGGGCGTCCTTCGGCACGGCGACGATCATCTACCTCGCGACGCTCATGAGCATCCAGACCGATCTCTACGAGGCCGCCGAGACCGACGGCGCCGGGGTGTTCCGCCGGTTCTGGCACATCACGCTGCCCCAGATGCGCGGGGTGATCCTCGTGCTCCTGCTGCTGCAGGTGATCGGGACGTTCCAGGTGTTCACCGAGCCCTACATCATGACCGGCGGCGGTCCCGAGAACCGCACCGTCACGATCCTCCTGCTCATCTACCGGTACGCGTTCATCTCGGGCGACTACGGCCGAGCGACCGCCCTCAGCCTCATGCTGGCCGCCGTGCTGTGCGTGCTCTCGGCCCTGTACCTCTGGCTGACCCGCAAGTGGAGCACCTCATGA
- a CDS encoding enolase C-terminal domain-like protein: protein MSMLALEPAFAQPWPAREDVRITAVRAIVTAPGGIPLVVVKVETSDAGLYGLGCATFTQRWRAVVTYVEEHLARLVVGRYPGDIEDLARLVRYSSYWREGPIGNNALSGLDQALWDIAAKRAGMPVHELLGGKARAAADTYLHAAGRTIEETLDQAEQLRDEGLRHIRLQVGQSGLGHYGAPWTSDVTDPRAPYPSGWRVGEYLRRTPELFAAARERLGGDIELLHDVHSRLTPKQAVALARSLEPYRLFFLEDVVAPEHWDRLPEVRAASPVPLAVGELTTSVTDAARLVLQGGVDYIRSHVSDIGGLTAARKIAAAAELVGVRTAWHGPGDTSPIGAAANVALDVTSPAFGIQEGHVYPEAVHEVFPGTLRIVDGWLTPNDTPGWGIDLDEAAAARFPAGVSAHDAWAARVRGIDGALIAP, encoded by the coding sequence ATGAGCATGCTCGCCCTCGAGCCCGCGTTCGCGCAGCCGTGGCCCGCGCGGGAAGACGTCCGCATCACGGCCGTGCGCGCCATCGTCACCGCCCCCGGCGGCATCCCGCTCGTCGTGGTCAAGGTGGAGACCAGCGACGCCGGCCTGTACGGCCTGGGCTGCGCGACCTTCACCCAACGCTGGCGCGCCGTCGTCACGTACGTCGAGGAACACCTCGCGCGACTGGTCGTCGGACGCTACCCCGGCGACATCGAAGACCTGGCCCGTCTGGTGCGGTACAGCTCCTACTGGCGCGAAGGGCCCATCGGCAACAACGCGTTGTCGGGTCTGGATCAGGCCCTGTGGGACATCGCCGCCAAGCGCGCCGGGATGCCGGTCCACGAACTGCTCGGCGGAAAGGCACGCGCCGCCGCGGACACGTACCTGCACGCGGCCGGGCGCACGATCGAGGAGACGCTCGACCAGGCCGAGCAGCTCCGCGACGAGGGCCTGCGCCACATCCGCCTGCAGGTGGGTCAGTCGGGACTCGGCCACTACGGCGCGCCCTGGACCTCGGATGTCACCGACCCCCGTGCCCCCTACCCGTCGGGCTGGCGGGTCGGGGAGTACCTGAGGCGCACACCCGAGCTGTTCGCCGCCGCCCGCGAGCGTCTCGGCGGCGACATCGAGCTGCTCCACGACGTGCACTCCCGGCTGACGCCGAAGCAGGCGGTCGCACTCGCCCGCTCGCTGGAGCCGTACCGCCTCTTCTTCCTGGAGGACGTGGTGGCGCCCGAGCACTGGGACCGCCTCCCCGAGGTGCGAGCGGCCTCGCCGGTGCCCCTCGCGGTCGGCGAGCTCACGACGTCGGTGACGGATGCCGCGCGGCTCGTCCTGCAGGGAGGTGTGGACTACATCCGCTCCCACGTGTCCGACATCGGCGGGCTCACCGCTGCTCGGAAGATCGCGGCCGCCGCCGAACTGGTCGGCGTACGCACCGCCTGGCACGGCCCCGGCGACACCTCGCCGATCGGCGCCGCCGCGAACGTCGCGCTCGATGTCACGAGCCCGGCGTTCGGCATCCAGGAGGGCCACGTCTACCCCGAGGCGGTGCACGAGGTCTTCCCGGGCACGCTGCGGATCGTCGACGGATGGCTGACGCCGAACGACACCCCCGGCTGGGGCATCGACCTCGACGAGGCGGCCGCCGCCCGCTTTCCGGCCGGCGTCTCCGCGCACGACGCGTGGGCCGCCCGCGTCCGCGGGATCGATGGAGCCCTCATCGCCCCCTGA
- a CDS encoding ABC transporter substrate-binding protein, with product MNATQLRRTLPVGAAIAGLVLLAGCSAAGGGDSADGEVTITVAGKPTSERPEELAAFERNLQEFSELHPEITIEADESQFDVQTFQAQLAGGQLPTVFYVPFTEMQGLIARQQVADLSASIPADSIVNEINPSILDIVQDADGATYGIPINAYSMGLLYNRDLFAQAGLDPNSPPTTWDEVRAAAKAIEDKTDAQGFASMTIENTGGWVLTTTSYAFGDTLESEDGTTATVDNEGTKEALEFYRDLRWEDNSFGSNFLLGYGDAMNAFAAGSIGMFVQGADAYASVVVNLGMNPDAFGVGPLPQQPNGLGTLGGGTAAIVNPTATEAQRAAALEWIEFVNFRGFTDQDTAVATAKASSEDGLAVGAPALPLFNAEVTDRHLDWIKDYINVPRENYEAYLTSVNDITLVPEPATKAQEVYGILDTVVQAVLTREDADIDSLLSDAQKSAQAAIDAG from the coding sequence ATGAACGCCACACAGCTGAGGAGAACCCTGCCGGTCGGCGCCGCGATCGCGGGCCTGGTCCTGCTCGCCGGTTGCAGCGCCGCAGGCGGCGGTGACTCCGCCGACGGGGAGGTGACCATCACGGTCGCCGGCAAGCCCACCAGCGAACGCCCCGAAGAGCTCGCCGCCTTCGAGCGGAACCTGCAGGAGTTCAGCGAGCTGCACCCCGAGATCACCATCGAGGCCGACGAGTCGCAGTTCGACGTCCAGACCTTCCAGGCGCAGCTCGCCGGCGGGCAGCTGCCGACGGTGTTCTACGTACCGTTCACCGAGATGCAGGGACTCATCGCCCGCCAGCAGGTCGCCGACCTGTCGGCGAGCATCCCCGCGGACTCCATCGTCAACGAGATCAACCCGAGCATCCTCGACATCGTCCAGGATGCCGACGGTGCCACCTACGGCATCCCGATCAACGCCTACAGCATGGGCCTGCTGTACAACCGCGACCTGTTCGCGCAGGCCGGACTCGACCCGAACAGTCCCCCCACGACCTGGGACGAGGTGCGCGCGGCCGCCAAGGCCATCGAAGACAAGACCGACGCCCAGGGCTTCGCCAGCATGACGATCGAGAACACCGGCGGCTGGGTGCTCACCACCACCTCGTACGCCTTCGGCGACACCCTCGAGTCGGAGGACGGCACCACGGCGACGGTCGACAACGAGGGCACCAAGGAGGCACTGGAGTTCTACCGCGACCTGCGCTGGGAGGACAACTCGTTCGGATCGAACTTCCTCCTCGGCTACGGCGACGCCATGAACGCCTTCGCCGCCGGGTCCATCGGGATGTTCGTGCAGGGCGCCGACGCGTACGCCTCGGTCGTGGTGAACCTCGGGATGAACCCGGACGCGTTCGGCGTCGGGCCGCTTCCGCAGCAGCCCAACGGGCTCGGCACGCTCGGCGGCGGAACGGCCGCGATCGTGAACCCGACGGCGACCGAGGCCCAGCGGGCCGCGGCGCTGGAGTGGATCGAGTTCGTCAACTTCCGCGGGTTCACCGACCAGGACACCGCCGTGGCCACCGCCAAGGCGTCGTCGGAGGACGGACTCGCCGTCGGCGCTCCCGCGCTGCCGCTGTTCAACGCCGAGGTCACGGACCGGCACCTCGACTGGATCAAGGACTACATCAACGTCCCGCGCGAGAACTACGAGGCGTACCTCACGAGCGTGAATGACATCACCCTCGTGCCGGAGCCGGCGACGAAGGCGCAGGAGGTCTACGGCATCCTCGACACCGTCGTGCAGGCGGTGCTGACCCGGGAGGACGCCGACATCGACTCCCTGCTCAGCGACGCGCAGAAGAGCGCGCAAGCCGCGATCGACGCCGGCTGA